gtACACACCCTAAAGTCGTGTTCGAGGGCATAAATATCACACGCGCGGTCAAGTTAAATGACATATTGTATTATGCCAATTAAATTTGGAGGCTTGGAGGTAAGAAATGAATCTTTGCCCTTATTCAATAGCAGAAGCCAGCTAATGAGGTAAGAAATGTGCAAGACCTCAGCTCGTCATCTCAATCAATGTGGGACAATTTAATATAGGTcgaataaaaatatattgtgTGCGCAGGTGTCTATTGCCAATTATGTATGAAACTGACTTCATATTTCCTTTGAACACAGAGGATTCCAGAAGAATTTGCCAACAGATATTGCAAGAACATGCTAAACCCTGTGTATCTTGAGGTTCCCAGTGGAGAAGTATGGGAGGTTGAAGTGCAACATTCTGAAGGCCAAATTTGGCTAGCTGAAGGATGGAAGGATTTCAGCGACTATTACTCAATAAGACGCGGACACTTTTTGATGTTCGGATACAATGCTCGTTCTCATTTTAATGTCACTATATTTGATTTGAGTGCAGCAGAAATTGAATATCCAACAGCAGAGACTGAGTCGGATGATTCTATAGATATTTCGGATGTGGTTGAGCATTCTTCTCTAAATCTGAGCCATGATCCCTTAATACAGGAGAGAAAAAGGGAAAGACAAGAAGGGGAAGAAGAGGATGATAGTCCAGTTGAACATCAAACTAATGTAATCGAGGAAGAAGAGTCTCAACGGAATGTAGTTTCACTAGGTAAGAAAACATCTTATCTGGTTTATTAGCTATGAACAGAATGAAATCAGTCATCTTGTTACgttataatttaatataatacaTTGCTTTGGATATCTGTTTCAAGTAATAAGTGAAGACTGCGAGGAGCACGAGCAACAATCCAACATTGTTACCAGTAAGAGCGAGGCAGAGAGCAACGAAGAGATAGCTGATAACTATCAAAGAGCAAAAGCTTTTAAATCTAAGAATCCATTCATATTATCTATTATGCGTCCATCGTATGTCTCGAGACCACACACTCTGGTAAGCTATCAAACCTTTGTAGATGCTTGATACAATCCTTCTTTATTCATTCCATACATATGCACAATCTTAAACTCAATTTATGATTTACCTCTTTTGGCAGTACATACCATTGAAATTTGCTAGGATGTATTTAATGCGGAACAGTGGCAATATAGTGTTGCGTGTTCCAGGGAAAGGATCTTGGTCTGTCAAATGCATTTCGCGGAGGAACGATGCTAAAGTTACTTGTGGTTGGAAGGCGTTCGTTCTGGACAATAAGTTAAAATATGGTGATGTTTGTGTCCTTGAAGTGATTAATGATACTAAGCTTTCCTTGATAGATGTCTCCATATTTCCACTTTCCAGGGGTATCTGATGGTACAAACTGAGTCTATCAATGCTGAGGCGTCGGTTCCATGTTCTCAACACATAGATACATCCTATCAAAGAGCAAAAGCTTTTACGTCTTGAAAATCAATTCTTCAACACATAGATCCATTCTTTGCCAATGGAAGTATTCCTCCCAACAAAAATTAGAGCAATTTCGCCCAAAGCATGTAAAACCTCAgagttttttattttgtaatattaGCATCTTGTATGGAGGTTTTTTTTCATGAACTTCTTGTGTAGAGTTGAGTATGTTCAAGTGTGGCATATGTATGAGGTGGTAAGTCAATATGTCTC
The sequence above is a segment of the Solanum dulcamara chromosome 11, daSolDulc1.2, whole genome shotgun sequence genome. Coding sequences within it:
- the LOC129872079 gene encoding B3 domain-containing transcription factor VRN1-like, which encodes MVNKFRRQIDEASSISNISQPKFCKIIFCPHELCSLRIPEEFANRYCKNMLNPVYLEVPSGEVWEVEVQHSEGQIWLAEGWKDFSDYYSIRRGHFLMFGYNARSHFNVTIFDLSAAEIEYPTAETESDDSIDISDVVEHSSLNLSHDPLIQERKRERQEGEEEDDSPVEHQTNVIEEEESQRNVVSLVISEDCEEHEQQSNIVTSKSEAESNEEIADNYQRAKAFKSKNPFILSIMRPSYVSRPHTLYIPLKFARMYLMRNSGNIVLRVPGKGSWSVKCISRRNDAKVTCGWKAFVLDNKLKYGDVCVLEVINDTKLSLIDVSIFPLSRGI